The Synergistaceae bacterium region AAATGGCCCAATTGGCTGTTGCTGGTGAATACGCCGAACTGCTACCACACCTTGCGATTGTGCTTTCATACTCTATCGTTATTTATACGATAGCAGTTGTTGCGTTCAGATATAAAATGAGCGGAGATAAAGCATAAGAACCAGTGAGAGGATGTCGATCATGCACTTTTTCGGAACTGCGTGATAATCACAACTTATGAAAACGAACTCCAGTCATTTCTATTTTGCACCTTAATGGCATTTGTACTCTGCTCTTACATTATTAAAGCACAAGACCGCATTTCTGCGGTCTTGTTTTGTAAAGGTTTGACTATTCAGATGACGCCACTTTCGTGCAACAAAAATTCGCAAACCACCAAAGCGGTTTGCGAATTTGGGTGCAGCGTCACGCTGCTGGCAAAGGCTGATAATTTTGATACGATGAAACTCTTTGCCAACAATCGTAAGCGGAGGTGTCGTAATCGCGAGCGCAAGTATAAATCGTTAGCGAGAGTACACCACTTTCATTAGCGAAAACTATGGATTGGCAAAGAACACGAGTTTGATACAAAATGCGCCCTGTTCCATTGTCCCCGTTTGTTCTGTGTGCAGAGGTAAACACATTGTTCATTTGTCGTTTGTCGAGCTTAATATATTGACGAAACATGACGATAAGCGTAAAATATACCTAACTAATGGTCGTTAGGAAGGGTGCTGCGATTGGATAAAAAGCAAGAAATTATTGAAGCTGCGTTTGAATTGTTTTCTGTAAAAGGTGACCACCTCTCTGTAGCCGAACTAGCTCGTGCTGTTGGAATCAAAACCCCTTCGCTCTACAGACATTTTGAAGGTAAAGATCAGATCATGGAGATAATGATTCGCCAGGAGATCCAGAGGTATTATGAATGCTTAGAACAAGAAATTCTGCTAGCAGAGAAGCTAAGTTGTAAGGAAGCAATGCAAAGACTCTTTGATTTCGCAATGGAGTATTTCGGAGAAAACAAGCGGCTGAGGTTTTGGAGGACAATGCCGTTGATCTCAAATGAAGAGCATAAAAGCATCTTTCGAGATTTGATCGTGGATCAGGACAACCAAT contains the following coding sequences:
- a CDS encoding ABC transporter permease, whose protein sequence is MAQLAVAGEYAELLPHLAIVLSYSIVIYTIAVVAFRYKMSGDKA
- a CDS encoding TetR/AcrR family transcriptional regulator — its product is MDKKQEIIEAAFELFSVKGDHLSVAELARAVGIKTPSLYRHFEGKDQIMEIMIRQEIQRYYECLEQEILLAEKLSCKEAMQRLFDFAMEYFGENKRLRFWRTMPLISNEEHKSIFRDLIVDQDNQYMQRIKRCFQKGIDNGEIRADVSESALNLYFTMIQGVLDMMLLHPKKPNKNGFASKMFEAYWKGISAVSTERKGGQ